A window of the Tunturibacter empetritectus genome harbors these coding sequences:
- the leuS gene encoding leucine--tRNA ligase, with the protein MPERRTSEIGGKTLNIEDSSSGAELTQPQRYNPAEIEPKWQARWDADATLYAAEAHDSGKPKYYCLEMLPYPSGALHIGHVRNYAIGDALARHMWMRGYNVLHPMGWDAFGLPAENAALKNGVPPREWTFANIAAMKKQFQRLGMGFDWTTEVTTCLPEYYRWNQWFFLKMFEKGLAYRKKSKVNWCPECCTVLANEQVIGGRCWRHEDTVVELRDLTQWFLRITKYADELLEGLDKLEGWPEKVRTMQRNWIGRSEGALIDFAVDQGIGGREEGVEGKITVFTTRVDTIFGATSVQLAPEHAVSKAFALEDDKLRVQIEQLLAEQQKARESDALGAIEKHGVNTGRFAVNPFNGERVPIWVANYILADYGTGAIMSVPAHDERDFEFARKYGLEVRRVIAPADASVDATKEKQEQNTGILRSAQDDGAEDVVGELPYLAEDEAVLIDSGKWTGLGCVEAQEKMAAFAKVKGFGTPTVTYRLKDWGVSRQRYWGTPIPMVYCDRCSPEEPLPVAESELPIFLPEQIDITQTNGSPLGRVAEFVNAKCPKCGGAARRETDTMDTFVDSSWYFYRYTDAKNSKAPFDSDKANYWFPIDQYIGGVEHAILHLIYSRFWTKVMRDLGLVKNDEPAQRLFTQGMVIKDGAKMSKSKGNVVSPDDMIARYGADATRMYALFAAPPDRDLEWQEEGVAGISRFLSKVYRLTTKYSGAARAAAGGSRGGESSAKEQALLRRLHQTIAKITQDFDGRWHFNTSISSIMILVNEITANEAAMDAGEISPAAVAEVFRGLILLLAPFAPFFAAEMWEEIGGEGVVFRTVWPEVNEELARDEEIEIPVQVNGKLVTVVKVAAGSDEATVKAEALADPKVIARIEGKTVVKVIVVPGKLVNLVVK; encoded by the coding sequence CGATCGGCGATGCGCTGGCTCGGCATATGTGGATGCGTGGGTATAACGTGCTGCACCCGATGGGGTGGGATGCGTTCGGACTGCCGGCGGAGAATGCGGCGCTGAAGAACGGCGTGCCGCCGCGGGAGTGGACGTTTGCGAATATTGCGGCGATGAAGAAGCAGTTTCAGCGGCTGGGGATGGGGTTCGACTGGACGACTGAGGTGACGACCTGTCTGCCGGAGTACTACCGGTGGAATCAGTGGTTCTTCTTGAAGATGTTTGAGAAGGGGTTGGCCTATCGGAAGAAGAGCAAGGTGAACTGGTGTCCGGAGTGTTGCACGGTGCTGGCGAATGAGCAGGTGATCGGTGGGCGCTGCTGGCGGCATGAGGATACGGTTGTTGAGCTGCGGGATCTGACGCAGTGGTTTTTGCGGATTACGAAGTATGCGGATGAGTTGCTGGAGGGATTGGATAAGCTGGAGGGTTGGCCGGAGAAGGTCCGGACGATGCAGCGGAACTGGATTGGGCGGAGCGAGGGGGCTTTGATCGACTTTGCGGTCGATCAGGGTATAGGGGGTAGGGAAGAGGGAGTAGAAGGCAAGATCACGGTGTTTACGACGCGGGTGGATACGATCTTTGGGGCGACGTCGGTGCAGCTTGCGCCGGAGCATGCGGTGTCGAAGGCGTTTGCGCTGGAGGATGACAAGCTGCGGGTGCAGATTGAGCAGCTACTGGCTGAGCAGCAGAAGGCGCGAGAGTCCGATGCGCTGGGTGCGATTGAGAAGCATGGCGTGAATACGGGGCGGTTTGCGGTGAATCCGTTCAATGGCGAGCGGGTGCCGATCTGGGTGGCGAACTACATTCTGGCGGACTATGGGACGGGCGCAATTATGAGCGTGCCGGCGCATGATGAGCGGGACTTTGAGTTTGCGCGGAAGTATGGGTTAGAGGTGCGGCGGGTGATTGCTCCTGCTGATGCTTCTGTTGACGCGACGAAGGAGAAACAAGAACAAAATACGGGGATCCTTCGCTCCGCTCAGGATGACGGCGCTGAGGATGTGGTGGGGGAGCTTCCTTATCTCGCTGAGGACGAGGCGGTGCTGATCGACTCGGGGAAGTGGACTGGGCTGGGTTGTGTGGAGGCGCAGGAGAAGATGGCTGCGTTTGCGAAGGTGAAGGGATTTGGCACGCCTACGGTTACGTATCGGTTGAAGGACTGGGGGGTGAGCCGGCAGAGGTACTGGGGGACGCCGATTCCGATGGTGTACTGCGACAGGTGCTCGCCGGAGGAGCCGCTGCCGGTGGCTGAGAGCGAGCTGCCGATTTTTCTACCGGAGCAGATCGATATTACGCAGACGAACGGGTCGCCGCTGGGACGGGTGGCTGAGTTTGTGAATGCGAAGTGTCCGAAGTGTGGCGGGGCGGCTCGGCGGGAGACGGACACGATGGATACGTTCGTTGACTCGAGCTGGTACTTCTATCGGTATACGGATGCGAAGAACTCGAAGGCTCCGTTTGATTCGGACAAGGCGAACTATTGGTTTCCGATCGATCAGTACATCGGCGGGGTGGAGCATGCGATTCTGCATCTGATCTACTCGCGGTTCTGGACGAAGGTGATGCGGGATCTTGGGTTGGTGAAGAACGATGAGCCTGCGCAGCGGCTGTTTACGCAGGGGATGGTGATCAAAGACGGCGCGAAGATGTCGAAGTCGAAGGGCAACGTGGTGTCGCCCGACGACATGATTGCGCGGTATGGCGCGGATGCGACGCGGATGTATGCGCTGTTTGCGGCTCCGCCGGATCGTGACTTGGAGTGGCAGGAGGAAGGAGTTGCGGGGATCTCGCGGTTTCTGAGTAAGGTGTATAGGCTGACGACGAAGTACTCCGGTGCGGCTCGGGCGGCGGCTGGTGGTTCGCGCGGGGGAGAGAGTTCTGCGAAGGAGCAGGCGTTGTTGCGGCGGCTGCACCAGACGATTGCGAAGATCACGCAGGACTTCGATGGGCGGTGGCACTTCAATACTTCGATCTCTTCGATCATGATTTTGGTGAACGAGATTACGGCGAACGAAGCGGCGATGGATGCGGGAGAGATCTCTCCTGCGGCTGTGGCTGAGGTGTTTCGCGGGTTGATCTTGTTGCTGGCTCCGTTTGCGCCGTTCTTTGCGGCGGAGATGTGGGAGGAGATTGGTGGCGAGGGTGTGGTGTTTCGCACGGTGTGGCCTGAAGTGAATGAGGAGCTTGCTCGGGATGAGGAGATTGAGATTCCTGTGCAGGTGAATGGGAAGCTGGTGACGGTGGTTAAGGTGGCGGCGGGGAGCGATGAGGCTACGGTGAAGGCTGAGGCTTTGGCTGATCCTAAGGTGATAGCGCGGATTGAAGGGAAGACTGTGGTGAAGGTGATTGTGGTGCCGGGTAAGCTTGTGAATCTTGTGGTGAAGTAG